Proteins co-encoded in one bacterium genomic window:
- a CDS encoding Tol-Pal system beta propeller repeat protein TolB: protein DMRQWTSLSSIVLSPAYSPRGDRIAFISFEDSGSKLSMLDVVSGRVDEVLDCDGAVASPVWSLDGKRIAVAISKSGNSDIYVLDVVSEKLTRLTYSKSIETSPTFAHNGRSIAFMSDRTGRPQIYVMSIDGSGLRRLTFEGRHNECPAWSPDGSLIAYMSLLDNAFQLRLIGPDGEGTCALAEGLSDCESPAWSPDGEKLAFSAKKGGSFSSLYMINRDGSGLTETVSVLGNCTEPSWSP from the coding sequence CGACATGCGGCAATGGACGAGTCTGTCGAGCATTGTTCTCTCTCCTGCCTATTCGCCTAGAGGAGACAGGATTGCCTTCATAAGCTTCGAGGATAGCGGCTCGAAGCTCTCGATGCTGGACGTGGTGTCAGGACGGGTTGATGAGGTGCTGGACTGCGATGGGGCTGTTGCGTCACCTGTATGGTCGCTTGATGGGAAGCGCATTGCGGTTGCCATCAGCAAGTCCGGCAATAGTGACATCTACGTGCTTGACGTGGTTTCAGAGAAGCTGACAAGGCTGACGTACTCGAAGTCGATAGAGACCTCGCCAACGTTCGCTCACAACGGCCGCTCGATTGCGTTCATGTCGGACAGGACGGGACGACCGCAGATATACGTGATGAGCATCGATGGTAGCGGGCTCAGGAGGCTGACCTTTGAGGGCAGGCACAACGAATGTCCAGCCTGGTCGCCTGACGGAAGCCTCATAGCGTATATGTCGCTGTTGGACAATGCTTTCCAGCTTCGGCTGATCGGGCCCGACGGGGAGGGCACTTGTGCGCTTGCAGAAGGGCTTTCAGATTGTGAGTCTCCAGCCTGGTCGCCTGATGGAGAGAAACTAGCCTTCAGCGCCAAGAAGGGCGGCTCGTTCAGCTCCCTGTACATGATTAACCGCGATGGGAGTGGGCTGACAGAAACTGTGTCTGTCCTCGGCAACTGCACCGAGCCAAGCTGGTCTCCGTAA
- the cmk gene encoding (d)CMP kinase: MKRLKIAIDGPCASGKSTVAKMLAVQLEYKLINTGAMYRAVGLMALEKGIDPLDEPGVEAILPGVAIDFAGPASNQRLILNGRDVTERIGEPDVAQAASSVSSLLPVRKELVARQQAMARAGGVVLEGRDIGTVVLKDAECKFFITASLEERGRRRLKDYERMGIHKTLSEVQEELRLRDLNDMTRKHSPLVKAEDAIEIDTTDLTIKEVIDRLLGHIEGNCRRPPSERG; encoded by the coding sequence ATGAAACGTCTGAAAATCGCCATTGACGGGCCATGTGCGAGCGGCAAAAGCACCGTGGCCAAGATGCTAGCTGTGCAGCTCGAATACAAACTCATCAATACCGGCGCCATGTACCGCGCGGTCGGGCTTATGGCGCTCGAGAAAGGTATTGACCCTCTCGACGAGCCGGGCGTGGAAGCAATACTGCCGGGGGTTGCAATCGATTTCGCAGGTCCCGCCTCCAATCAACGCCTCATCCTGAACGGCCGGGATGTTACGGAGCGGATCGGTGAGCCGGACGTTGCCCAGGCGGCATCAAGCGTCTCCAGCTTATTGCCTGTTCGCAAAGAACTCGTCGCCCGGCAACAGGCGATGGCCAGGGCCGGCGGCGTCGTGCTCGAGGGCCGGGACATCGGCACTGTTGTCCTCAAGGATGCCGAGTGCAAGTTCTTCATCACTGCCTCTCTCGAGGAGAGAGGGAGGCGCCGGCTCAAGGACTACGAGCGCATGGGCATCCACAAAACACTGTCTGAAGTCCAGGAGGAGCTCCGCCTTCGGGACCTGAATGACATGACGCGAAAGCACTCGCCGCTTGTTAAGGCCGAAGACGCCATTGAGATCGATACAACTGACCTCACAATCAAGGAGGTCATCGACCG